In Arachis hypogaea cultivar Tifrunner chromosome 17, arahy.Tifrunner.gnm2.J5K5, whole genome shotgun sequence, a single window of DNA contains:
- the LOC140180654 gene encoding uncharacterized protein: MGIAEDVLVAIKDLVFPVDFYILEMPPIENRSSSSILLCRPFLKTSKFKLDAFTGTYSFEVGDKTIKFNLEEAMRHPPEDNFILRCDVIDEVVVEGNQRFPVIIASELSSQEEEKLLEVLREHKKAIGWSLADIVGIDPRTSMHHIFLQEGARTVRQPQRRINPTILDVVKKDVTRLLDAGIIYPISDSEWVSLVEVVPKKSGITVVKKDDGEVVTTRAQNAWRENLAKVLERCVNTNLVLNFEKCHFMVRQGIVLGHIVSDKGISVDLAKVDVITSLPHPSFVREVHSFLRHVGFYSCFIKNFSKIALPLSCLLQKDVDFEFDSARADAFEELRRALTTAPIVRGPNKMQPFEIMCDASNHAVGATLAQRDGKLPYIIAYS; the protein is encoded by the exons ATGGGAATagcggaagatgtacttgtggcaatcaAGGACTTGGTATTTCCAGTTGATTTTTACATCCTTGAGATGCCCCCAATAGAGAATAGAAGTTCTTCATCTATTTTGCTTTGTAGACCCTTCCtgaagacctctaaattcaaattggatgcctttaCTGGCACATACTCCTTTGAGGtgggagacaagactatcaaatTTAATTTAGAAGAAGCCATGAGACACCCACCCGAAGATAATTTCattctccgatgtgatgtaattgacGAGGTAGTCGTGGAG GGCAACCAAAGGTTTccagtcattattgctagtgagctctctAGTCAAGAAGAAGAGAAGCTCCTAGAAGTCCTAAGGgagcacaagaaagcaataggTTGGAGCTTGGCCGAcattgtggggattgacccccGCACATCTATGCATCATATttttctccaagagggagctcgAACGGTGAGACAACCCCAAAGAAGGATCAACCCGACTATCCTAGATGTGGTGAAAAAGGACGTCACAaggctacttgatgcgggtatTATATATCCGATTtctgacagtgaatgggtgagcctgGTCGAAGTCGTCCCAAAGAAATCAGGAATCACTGtggttaagaaggatgatggtgaagtggtcaccacaAGAGCGCAAAATGCTTGGCGG gagaacttggccaaggtcttggAAAGATGTGTCAACACTAACCTTGTTCTCAATTTcgagaaatgtcacttcatggtgagacAAGGTATAGTGCTAGGACACATAGTTTCTGACAAGGGCATTTCTGTGGACCTGGCCAAGGTTGATGTTATCACCAGTTTACCTCACCCCTCTTTTGTGAGGGAGGTCCATTCCTTTTTGaggcatgtaggattctacagTTGCTTTATCAAGAATTTTAGCAAGATTGCATTGCCATTGTCGTGCCTACTCCAAAAGGACgtggactttgagtttgataGTGCTCGTGCGGATGCGTTTGAAGAGTTGAGGAGAGCTCTTACCACGGCACCAATTGTGAGGGGCCCTAACAAGATGCagccattcgagataatgtgtGACGCGTCAAATCATGCCGTAGGTGCCACGCTTGCACAAcgtgatggtaaactcccttatatcATTGCATATTCCTGA